One window of the Anoplolepis gracilipes chromosome 9, ASM4749672v1, whole genome shotgun sequence genome contains the following:
- the Sw gene encoding cytoplasmic dynein 1 intermediate chain isoform X18, whose translation MMSDRKAELERKKAKLQAIREEKERRRREKEQKDVEEATVRAAGTDKDQRKEIDAMLSSLGVAPVSDVLSSLSSMSSLTPEQSANATPDASLQPSSINSAQSSASRRKNRELTIVSVAHTNIPPKEPVVYSKQTQTIQTTHTSHDGYFETDWWRPRKGGSAPNYLYEYNLNPGLEWEDEFTAEDEENSLPHMDGFQSKLPPGILPHGLPQVKEVQPAVTQVEQEKEKEKPKKEVRELSEEEKQMIILSEDFQRFLDRTSRIVERALGESVDIYTDYTGTMDEDGMDEKSHQRLWLNRSFICERWSRNRCVTSMDWSPQFPELLAASYNNNDDTPNDPDGVCLIWNTKFKKTTPEFIFHCQSPVMSTTFARFHPNLILGGTYSGQIVLWDNRVQKRTPIQRTPLSATAHTHPVYCLSVVGTQNAHNLISISTDGKLCSWSLDMLSQPQEALELHTKQSKAIAATCLAFPHGDVNNFVMGSEDGTVYSACRHGNRAGLTETYEGHQGPVTGISAHAVQGGIDFSHLFLTSSLDWTIKLWSLKENKPLYSFEHNGDYVYDVAWSPTHPALFASVDDSGRLDLWNLNQDTEVPTASVVVDGCPALNRVSWTPSGLHVTVGDDTGKIWVYDVAEHLAHPRIDEWNKFLYTQQDLKNNKADEELDKLNLSSGPSSLTSMTSISSVPLR comes from the exons ATGATGTCTGATCGGAAAGCTGagttagaaagaaagaaggcaAAGTTGCAAGCTATTagggaagaaaaggaaagacgCAGGAGGGAAAAAGAACAGAAAgat GTAGAGGAAGCGACTGTCAGAGCTGCTGGCACTGACAAAGATCAACGGAAGGAGATAGATGCAATGCTGTCCTCCTTGGGTGTAGCACCGGTATCag ACGTACTATCTAGTTTATCTAGTATGAGTTCTTTAACTCCGGAACAAAGTGCCAATGCTACACCAGATGCCAGTTTGCAACCTTCTAGTATAAATTCTGCTCAAAG CAGCGCAAGTCGAAGGAAGAATCGGGAGCTCACAATAGTTTCTGTAGCACATACAAACATTCCACCAAAAGAACCAGTTGTTTACAGCAAGCAAACGCAGACCATTCAGACAACGCATACATCTCACGACG GCTACTTTGAGACTGACTGGTGGCGTCCCAGGAAAGGTGGGTCTGCACCAAACTACCTAT ACGAGTACAATCTAAATCCTGGTTTAGAATGGGAGGACGAATTTACAG CCGAAGACGAAGAAAATAGCTTGCCGCACATGGATGGTTTCCAAAGTAAGCTCCCACCAGGAATTCTCCCTCATGGATTACCGCAAGTTAAAGAAGTCCAGCCTGCCGTGACACAAGTAgagcaagagaaagagaaagaaaaacccAAGAAAGAGG TACGAGAGCTTAGTGAAGAAGAGAAGCAAATGATTATTCTGTCCGAGGACTTCCAACGATTCCTCGATCGCACTAGTAGGATTGTAGAAAGAGCATTAGGCGAATCAGTCGACATTTACACTGATTATACTGGTACTATGGATGAAGATGGAAT GGATGAGAAGAGTCATCAACGACTTTGGTTAAATCGTTCGTTTATCTGCGAACGATGGTCCCGTAATCGTTGTGTGACCTCTATGGATTGGTCGCCCCAATTCCCTGAGCTTTTAGCGGCTTCGTACAACAACAACGACGACACTCCCAACGATCCTGATGGAGTGTGCCTAATCTGGAACACGAAATTCAAGAAAACAACCCCGGAATTTATCTTTCACTGTCAATCGCCCGTTATGTCTACCACGTTTGCCAGATTCCACCCGAATTTAATCCTGGGTGGTACCTATTCCGGCCAGATTGTACTTTGGGATAATCGAGTGCAGAAGAGAACTCCCATACAGCGTACTCCCCTATCTGCTACCGCGCACACT CACCCTGTATACTGCTTGAGCGTCGTTGGAACACAAAACGCACACAATCTGATCAGTATCTCGACGGATGGAAAATTATGCTCATGGAGTCTGGATATGTTATCACAACCGCAGGAAGCATTGGAGTTGCATACGAAGCAATCGAAAGCGATTGCTGCTACATGCTTAGCCTTTCCGCATGGTgacgttaataattttgtcatggGAAGCGAGGATGGAACTGTATATTCAG CCTGCCGACACGGTAACCGTGCCGGCTTGACAGAAACATACGAAGGTCATCAGGGACCGGTTACCGGTATTAGTGCACACGCAGTACAGGGCGGAATAGATTTCTCCCATCTATTCCTAACGTCTTCCCTTGATTGGACTATTAAACTCTGGAGCCTTAAGGAGAATAAGCCGCTCTATTCTTTCGAGCACAATGGCGACTACGTTTACGACGTCGCCTGGTCGCCAACACATCCGGCGCTCTTTGCTTCTGTTGATGATTCAGGAAGGCTGGATTTGTGGAATCTGAACCAGGATACGGAGGTACCTACCGCTAGCGTTGTTGTCGATGGGTGTCCGGCTCTGAATAGAGTATCATGGACGCCAAGCGGATTGCACGTTACTGTCGGAGATGACACGGGTAAAATATGGGTTTATGACGTCGCCGAG cATCTAGCTCATCCAAGGATTGATGAATGGAACAAGTTTTTGTACACGCAGCAGGATCTAAAAAACAACAAAGCAGATGAAGAATTGGATAAACTTAATCTTAGTTCTGGACCGTCTTCATTAACATCTATGACATCTATTTCATCAGTTCCtctgagataa
- the Sw gene encoding cytoplasmic dynein 1 intermediate chain isoform X15, with product MMSDRKAELERKKAKLQAIREEKERRRREKEQKDVEEATVRAAGTDKDQRKEIDAMLSSLGVAPVSDVLSSLSSMSSLTPEQSANATPDASLQPSSINSAQSSASRRKNRELTIVSVAHTNIPPKEPVVYSKQTQTIQTTHTSHDGYFETDWWRPRKGGSAPNYLYEYNLNPGLEWEDEFTVLTFDDGQAEDEENSLPHMDGFQSKLPPGILPHGLPQVKEVQPAVTQVEQEKEKEKPKKEVRELSEEEKQMIILSEDFQRFLDRTSRIVERALGESVDIYTDYTGTMDEDGMDEKSHQRLWLNRSFICERWSRNRCVTSMDWSPQFPELLAASYNNNDDTPNDPDGVCLIWNTKFKKTTPEFIFHCQSPVMSTTFARFHPNLILGGTYSGQIVLWDNRVQKRTPIQRTPLSATAHTHPVYCLSVVGTQNAHNLISISTDGKLCSWSLDMLSQPQEALELHTKQSKAIAATCLAFPHGDVNNFVMGSEDGTVYSACRHGNRAGLTETYEGHQGPVTGISAHAVQGGIDFSHLFLTSSLDWTIKLWSLKENKPLYSFEHNGDYVYDVAWSPTHPALFASVDDSGRLDLWNLNQDTEVPTASVVVDGCPALNRVSWTPSGLHVTVGDDTGKIWVYDVAEHLAHPRIDEWNKFLYTQQDLKNNKADEELDKLNLSSGPSSLTSMTSISSVPLR from the exons ATGATGTCTGATCGGAAAGCTGagttagaaagaaagaaggcaAAGTTGCAAGCTATTagggaagaaaaggaaagacgCAGGAGGGAAAAAGAACAGAAAgat GTAGAGGAAGCGACTGTCAGAGCTGCTGGCACTGACAAAGATCAACGGAAGGAGATAGATGCAATGCTGTCCTCCTTGGGTGTAGCACCGGTATCag ACGTACTATCTAGTTTATCTAGTATGAGTTCTTTAACTCCGGAACAAAGTGCCAATGCTACACCAGATGCCAGTTTGCAACCTTCTAGTATAAATTCTGCTCAAAG CAGCGCAAGTCGAAGGAAGAATCGGGAGCTCACAATAGTTTCTGTAGCACATACAAACATTCCACCAAAAGAACCAGTTGTTTACAGCAAGCAAACGCAGACCATTCAGACAACGCATACATCTCACGACG GCTACTTTGAGACTGACTGGTGGCGTCCCAGGAAAGGTGGGTCTGCACCAAACTACCTAT ACGAGTACAATCTAAATCCTGGTTTAGAATGGGAGGACGAATTTACAG TTTTGACATTTGATGATGGCCAAGCCGAAGACGAAGAAAATAGCTTGCCGCACATGGATGGTTTCCAAAGTAAGCTCCCACCAGGAATTCTCCCTCATGGATTACCGCAAGTTAAAGAAGTCCAGCCTGCCGTGACACAAGTAgagcaagagaaagagaaagaaaaacccAAGAAAGAGG TACGAGAGCTTAGTGAAGAAGAGAAGCAAATGATTATTCTGTCCGAGGACTTCCAACGATTCCTCGATCGCACTAGTAGGATTGTAGAAAGAGCATTAGGCGAATCAGTCGACATTTACACTGATTATACTGGTACTATGGATGAAGATGGAAT GGATGAGAAGAGTCATCAACGACTTTGGTTAAATCGTTCGTTTATCTGCGAACGATGGTCCCGTAATCGTTGTGTGACCTCTATGGATTGGTCGCCCCAATTCCCTGAGCTTTTAGCGGCTTCGTACAACAACAACGACGACACTCCCAACGATCCTGATGGAGTGTGCCTAATCTGGAACACGAAATTCAAGAAAACAACCCCGGAATTTATCTTTCACTGTCAATCGCCCGTTATGTCTACCACGTTTGCCAGATTCCACCCGAATTTAATCCTGGGTGGTACCTATTCCGGCCAGATTGTACTTTGGGATAATCGAGTGCAGAAGAGAACTCCCATACAGCGTACTCCCCTATCTGCTACCGCGCACACT CACCCTGTATACTGCTTGAGCGTCGTTGGAACACAAAACGCACACAATCTGATCAGTATCTCGACGGATGGAAAATTATGCTCATGGAGTCTGGATATGTTATCACAACCGCAGGAAGCATTGGAGTTGCATACGAAGCAATCGAAAGCGATTGCTGCTACATGCTTAGCCTTTCCGCATGGTgacgttaataattttgtcatggGAAGCGAGGATGGAACTGTATATTCAG CCTGCCGACACGGTAACCGTGCCGGCTTGACAGAAACATACGAAGGTCATCAGGGACCGGTTACCGGTATTAGTGCACACGCAGTACAGGGCGGAATAGATTTCTCCCATCTATTCCTAACGTCTTCCCTTGATTGGACTATTAAACTCTGGAGCCTTAAGGAGAATAAGCCGCTCTATTCTTTCGAGCACAATGGCGACTACGTTTACGACGTCGCCTGGTCGCCAACACATCCGGCGCTCTTTGCTTCTGTTGATGATTCAGGAAGGCTGGATTTGTGGAATCTGAACCAGGATACGGAGGTACCTACCGCTAGCGTTGTTGTCGATGGGTGTCCGGCTCTGAATAGAGTATCATGGACGCCAAGCGGATTGCACGTTACTGTCGGAGATGACACGGGTAAAATATGGGTTTATGACGTCGCCGAG cATCTAGCTCATCCAAGGATTGATGAATGGAACAAGTTTTTGTACACGCAGCAGGATCTAAAAAACAACAAAGCAGATGAAGAATTGGATAAACTTAATCTTAGTTCTGGACCGTCTTCATTAACATCTATGACATCTATTTCATCAGTTCCtctgagataa
- the Sw gene encoding cytoplasmic dynein 1 intermediate chain isoform X3 codes for MMSDRKAELERKKAKLQAIREEKERRRREKEQKDVEEATVRAAGTDKDQRKEIDAMLSSLGVAPVSDVLSSLSSMSSLTPEQSANATPDASLQPSSINSAQSSASRRKNRELTIVSVAHTNIPPKEPVVYSKQTQTIQTTHTSHDGLSTSSSAYTIYSSCSTTTPTHSCSAGYFETDWWRPRKGGSAPNYLYEYNLNPGLEWEDEFTVLTFDDGQAEDEENSLPHMDGFQSKLPPGILPHGLPQVKEVQPAVTQVEQEKEKEKPKKEVRELSEEEKQMIILSEDFQRFLDRTSRIVERALGESVDIYTDYTGTMDEDGMDEKSHQRLWLNRSFICERWSRNRCVTSMDWSPQFPELLAASYNNNDDTPNDPDGVCLIWNTKFKKTTPEFIFHCQSPVMSTTFARFHPNLILGGTYSGQIVLWDNRVQKRTPIQRTPLSATAHTHPVYCLSVVGTQNAHNLISISTDGKLCSWSLDMLSQPQEALELHTKQSKAIAATCLAFPHGDVNNFVMGSEDGTVYSACRHGNRAGLTETYEGHQGPVTGISAHAVQGGIDFSHLFLTSSLDWTIKLWSLKENKPLYSFEHNGDYVYDVAWSPTHPALFASVDDSGRLDLWNLNQDTEVPTASVVVDGCPALNRVSWTPSGLHVTVGDDTGKIWVYDVAEHLAHPRIDEWNKFLYTQQDLKNNKADEELDKLNLSSGPSSLTSMTSISSVPLR; via the exons ATGATGTCTGATCGGAAAGCTGagttagaaagaaagaaggcaAAGTTGCAAGCTATTagggaagaaaaggaaagacgCAGGAGGGAAAAAGAACAGAAAgat GTAGAGGAAGCGACTGTCAGAGCTGCTGGCACTGACAAAGATCAACGGAAGGAGATAGATGCAATGCTGTCCTCCTTGGGTGTAGCACCGGTATCag ACGTACTATCTAGTTTATCTAGTATGAGTTCTTTAACTCCGGAACAAAGTGCCAATGCTACACCAGATGCCAGTTTGCAACCTTCTAGTATAAATTCTGCTCAAAG CAGCGCAAGTCGAAGGAAGAATCGGGAGCTCACAATAGTTTCTGTAGCACATACAAACATTCCACCAAAAGAACCAGTTGTTTACAGCAAGCAAACGCAGACCATTCAGACAACGCATACATCTCACGACG GACTGTCCACATCGTCCTCTGCATACACCATCTACTCCTCCTGTTCAACAACAACACCAACTCACTCTTGCTCCGCAGGCTACTTTGAGACTGACTGGTGGCGTCCCAGGAAAGGTGGGTCTGCACCAAACTACCTAT ACGAGTACAATCTAAATCCTGGTTTAGAATGGGAGGACGAATTTACAG TTTTGACATTTGATGATGGCCAAGCCGAAGACGAAGAAAATAGCTTGCCGCACATGGATGGTTTCCAAAGTAAGCTCCCACCAGGAATTCTCCCTCATGGATTACCGCAAGTTAAAGAAGTCCAGCCTGCCGTGACACAAGTAgagcaagagaaagagaaagaaaaacccAAGAAAGAGG TACGAGAGCTTAGTGAAGAAGAGAAGCAAATGATTATTCTGTCCGAGGACTTCCAACGATTCCTCGATCGCACTAGTAGGATTGTAGAAAGAGCATTAGGCGAATCAGTCGACATTTACACTGATTATACTGGTACTATGGATGAAGATGGAAT GGATGAGAAGAGTCATCAACGACTTTGGTTAAATCGTTCGTTTATCTGCGAACGATGGTCCCGTAATCGTTGTGTGACCTCTATGGATTGGTCGCCCCAATTCCCTGAGCTTTTAGCGGCTTCGTACAACAACAACGACGACACTCCCAACGATCCTGATGGAGTGTGCCTAATCTGGAACACGAAATTCAAGAAAACAACCCCGGAATTTATCTTTCACTGTCAATCGCCCGTTATGTCTACCACGTTTGCCAGATTCCACCCGAATTTAATCCTGGGTGGTACCTATTCCGGCCAGATTGTACTTTGGGATAATCGAGTGCAGAAGAGAACTCCCATACAGCGTACTCCCCTATCTGCTACCGCGCACACT CACCCTGTATACTGCTTGAGCGTCGTTGGAACACAAAACGCACACAATCTGATCAGTATCTCGACGGATGGAAAATTATGCTCATGGAGTCTGGATATGTTATCACAACCGCAGGAAGCATTGGAGTTGCATACGAAGCAATCGAAAGCGATTGCTGCTACATGCTTAGCCTTTCCGCATGGTgacgttaataattttgtcatggGAAGCGAGGATGGAACTGTATATTCAG CCTGCCGACACGGTAACCGTGCCGGCTTGACAGAAACATACGAAGGTCATCAGGGACCGGTTACCGGTATTAGTGCACACGCAGTACAGGGCGGAATAGATTTCTCCCATCTATTCCTAACGTCTTCCCTTGATTGGACTATTAAACTCTGGAGCCTTAAGGAGAATAAGCCGCTCTATTCTTTCGAGCACAATGGCGACTACGTTTACGACGTCGCCTGGTCGCCAACACATCCGGCGCTCTTTGCTTCTGTTGATGATTCAGGAAGGCTGGATTTGTGGAATCTGAACCAGGATACGGAGGTACCTACCGCTAGCGTTGTTGTCGATGGGTGTCCGGCTCTGAATAGAGTATCATGGACGCCAAGCGGATTGCACGTTACTGTCGGAGATGACACGGGTAAAATATGGGTTTATGACGTCGCCGAG cATCTAGCTCATCCAAGGATTGATGAATGGAACAAGTTTTTGTACACGCAGCAGGATCTAAAAAACAACAAAGCAGATGAAGAATTGGATAAACTTAATCTTAGTTCTGGACCGTCTTCATTAACATCTATGACATCTATTTCATCAGTTCCtctgagataa
- the Sw gene encoding cytoplasmic dynein 1 intermediate chain isoform X9, protein MMSDRKAELERKKAKLQAIREEKERRRREKEQKDVEEATVRAAGTDKDQRKEIDAMLSSLGVAPVSDVLSSLSSMSSLTPEQSANATPDASLQPSSINSAQSSASRRKNRELTIVSVAHTNIPPKEPVVYSKQTQTIQTTHTSHDGLSTSSSAYTIYSSCSTTTPTHSCSAGYFETDWWRPRKGGSAPNYLSHAFDYYVLTFDDGQAEDEENSLPHMDGFQSKLPPGILPHGLPQVKEVQPAVTQVEQEKEKEKPKKEVRELSEEEKQMIILSEDFQRFLDRTSRIVERALGESVDIYTDYTGTMDEDGMDEKSHQRLWLNRSFICERWSRNRCVTSMDWSPQFPELLAASYNNNDDTPNDPDGVCLIWNTKFKKTTPEFIFHCQSPVMSTTFARFHPNLILGGTYSGQIVLWDNRVQKRTPIQRTPLSATAHTHPVYCLSVVGTQNAHNLISISTDGKLCSWSLDMLSQPQEALELHTKQSKAIAATCLAFPHGDVNNFVMGSEDGTVYSACRHGNRAGLTETYEGHQGPVTGISAHAVQGGIDFSHLFLTSSLDWTIKLWSLKENKPLYSFEHNGDYVYDVAWSPTHPALFASVDDSGRLDLWNLNQDTEVPTASVVVDGCPALNRVSWTPSGLHVTVGDDTGKIWVYDVAEHLAHPRIDEWNKFLYTQQDLKNNKADEELDKLNLSSGPSSLTSMTSISSVPLR, encoded by the exons ATGATGTCTGATCGGAAAGCTGagttagaaagaaagaaggcaAAGTTGCAAGCTATTagggaagaaaaggaaagacgCAGGAGGGAAAAAGAACAGAAAgat GTAGAGGAAGCGACTGTCAGAGCTGCTGGCACTGACAAAGATCAACGGAAGGAGATAGATGCAATGCTGTCCTCCTTGGGTGTAGCACCGGTATCag ACGTACTATCTAGTTTATCTAGTATGAGTTCTTTAACTCCGGAACAAAGTGCCAATGCTACACCAGATGCCAGTTTGCAACCTTCTAGTATAAATTCTGCTCAAAG CAGCGCAAGTCGAAGGAAGAATCGGGAGCTCACAATAGTTTCTGTAGCACATACAAACATTCCACCAAAAGAACCAGTTGTTTACAGCAAGCAAACGCAGACCATTCAGACAACGCATACATCTCACGACG GACTGTCCACATCGTCCTCTGCATACACCATCTACTCCTCCTGTTCAACAACAACACCAACTCACTCTTGCTCCGCAGGCTACTTTGAGACTGACTGGTGGCGTCCCAGGAAAGGTGGGTCTGCACCAAACTACCTAT CTCATGCATTCGACTATTACG TTTTGACATTTGATGATGGCCAAGCCGAAGACGAAGAAAATAGCTTGCCGCACATGGATGGTTTCCAAAGTAAGCTCCCACCAGGAATTCTCCCTCATGGATTACCGCAAGTTAAAGAAGTCCAGCCTGCCGTGACACAAGTAgagcaagagaaagagaaagaaaaacccAAGAAAGAGG TACGAGAGCTTAGTGAAGAAGAGAAGCAAATGATTATTCTGTCCGAGGACTTCCAACGATTCCTCGATCGCACTAGTAGGATTGTAGAAAGAGCATTAGGCGAATCAGTCGACATTTACACTGATTATACTGGTACTATGGATGAAGATGGAAT GGATGAGAAGAGTCATCAACGACTTTGGTTAAATCGTTCGTTTATCTGCGAACGATGGTCCCGTAATCGTTGTGTGACCTCTATGGATTGGTCGCCCCAATTCCCTGAGCTTTTAGCGGCTTCGTACAACAACAACGACGACACTCCCAACGATCCTGATGGAGTGTGCCTAATCTGGAACACGAAATTCAAGAAAACAACCCCGGAATTTATCTTTCACTGTCAATCGCCCGTTATGTCTACCACGTTTGCCAGATTCCACCCGAATTTAATCCTGGGTGGTACCTATTCCGGCCAGATTGTACTTTGGGATAATCGAGTGCAGAAGAGAACTCCCATACAGCGTACTCCCCTATCTGCTACCGCGCACACT CACCCTGTATACTGCTTGAGCGTCGTTGGAACACAAAACGCACACAATCTGATCAGTATCTCGACGGATGGAAAATTATGCTCATGGAGTCTGGATATGTTATCACAACCGCAGGAAGCATTGGAGTTGCATACGAAGCAATCGAAAGCGATTGCTGCTACATGCTTAGCCTTTCCGCATGGTgacgttaataattttgtcatggGAAGCGAGGATGGAACTGTATATTCAG CCTGCCGACACGGTAACCGTGCCGGCTTGACAGAAACATACGAAGGTCATCAGGGACCGGTTACCGGTATTAGTGCACACGCAGTACAGGGCGGAATAGATTTCTCCCATCTATTCCTAACGTCTTCCCTTGATTGGACTATTAAACTCTGGAGCCTTAAGGAGAATAAGCCGCTCTATTCTTTCGAGCACAATGGCGACTACGTTTACGACGTCGCCTGGTCGCCAACACATCCGGCGCTCTTTGCTTCTGTTGATGATTCAGGAAGGCTGGATTTGTGGAATCTGAACCAGGATACGGAGGTACCTACCGCTAGCGTTGTTGTCGATGGGTGTCCGGCTCTGAATAGAGTATCATGGACGCCAAGCGGATTGCACGTTACTGTCGGAGATGACACGGGTAAAATATGGGTTTATGACGTCGCCGAG cATCTAGCTCATCCAAGGATTGATGAATGGAACAAGTTTTTGTACACGCAGCAGGATCTAAAAAACAACAAAGCAGATGAAGAATTGGATAAACTTAATCTTAGTTCTGGACCGTCTTCATTAACATCTATGACATCTATTTCATCAGTTCCtctgagataa
- the Sw gene encoding cytoplasmic dynein 1 intermediate chain isoform X24 — MMSDRKAELERKKAKLQAIREEKERRRREKEQKDVEEATVRAAGTDKDQRKEIDAMLSSLGVAPVSDVLSSLSSMSSLTPEQSANATPDASLQPSSINSAQSASRRKNRELTIVSVAHTNIPPKEPVVYSKQTQTIQTTHTSHDAHAFDYYDEYNLNPGLEWEDEFTVLTFDDGQAEDEENSLPHMDGFQSKLPPGILPHGLPQVKEVQPAVTQVEQEKEKEKPKKEVRELSEEEKQMIILSEDFQRFLDRTSRIVERALGESVDIYTDYTGTMDEDGMDEKSHQRLWLNRSFICERWSRNRCVTSMDWSPQFPELLAASYNNNDDTPNDPDGVCLIWNTKFKKTTPEFIFHCQSPVMSTTFARFHPNLILGGTYSGQIVLWDNRVQKRTPIQRTPLSATAHTHPVYCLSVVGTQNAHNLISISTDGKLCSWSLDMLSQPQEALELHTKQSKAIAATCLAFPHGDVNNFVMGSEDGTVYSACRHGNRAGLTETYEGHQGPVTGISAHAVQGGIDFSHLFLTSSLDWTIKLWSLKENKPLYSFEHNGDYVYDVAWSPTHPALFASVDDSGRLDLWNLNQDTEVPTASVVVDGCPALNRVSWTPSGLHVTVGDDTGKIWVYDVAEHLAHPRIDEWNKFLYTQQDLKNNKADEELDKLNLSSGPSSLTSMTSISSVPLR, encoded by the exons ATGATGTCTGATCGGAAAGCTGagttagaaagaaagaaggcaAAGTTGCAAGCTATTagggaagaaaaggaaagacgCAGGAGGGAAAAAGAACAGAAAgat GTAGAGGAAGCGACTGTCAGAGCTGCTGGCACTGACAAAGATCAACGGAAGGAGATAGATGCAATGCTGTCCTCCTTGGGTGTAGCACCGGTATCag ACGTACTATCTAGTTTATCTAGTATGAGTTCTTTAACTCCGGAACAAAGTGCCAATGCTACACCAGATGCCAGTTTGCAACCTTCTAGTATAAATTCTGCTCAAAG CGCAAGTCGAAGGAAGAATCGGGAGCTCACAATAGTTTCTGTAGCACATACAAACATTCCACCAAAAGAACCAGTTGTTTACAGCAAGCAAACGCAGACCATTCAGACAACGCATACATCTCACGACG CTCATGCATTCGACTATTACG ACGAGTACAATCTAAATCCTGGTTTAGAATGGGAGGACGAATTTACAG TTTTGACATTTGATGATGGCCAAGCCGAAGACGAAGAAAATAGCTTGCCGCACATGGATGGTTTCCAAAGTAAGCTCCCACCAGGAATTCTCCCTCATGGATTACCGCAAGTTAAAGAAGTCCAGCCTGCCGTGACACAAGTAgagcaagagaaagagaaagaaaaacccAAGAAAGAGG TACGAGAGCTTAGTGAAGAAGAGAAGCAAATGATTATTCTGTCCGAGGACTTCCAACGATTCCTCGATCGCACTAGTAGGATTGTAGAAAGAGCATTAGGCGAATCAGTCGACATTTACACTGATTATACTGGTACTATGGATGAAGATGGAAT GGATGAGAAGAGTCATCAACGACTTTGGTTAAATCGTTCGTTTATCTGCGAACGATGGTCCCGTAATCGTTGTGTGACCTCTATGGATTGGTCGCCCCAATTCCCTGAGCTTTTAGCGGCTTCGTACAACAACAACGACGACACTCCCAACGATCCTGATGGAGTGTGCCTAATCTGGAACACGAAATTCAAGAAAACAACCCCGGAATTTATCTTTCACTGTCAATCGCCCGTTATGTCTACCACGTTTGCCAGATTCCACCCGAATTTAATCCTGGGTGGTACCTATTCCGGCCAGATTGTACTTTGGGATAATCGAGTGCAGAAGAGAACTCCCATACAGCGTACTCCCCTATCTGCTACCGCGCACACT CACCCTGTATACTGCTTGAGCGTCGTTGGAACACAAAACGCACACAATCTGATCAGTATCTCGACGGATGGAAAATTATGCTCATGGAGTCTGGATATGTTATCACAACCGCAGGAAGCATTGGAGTTGCATACGAAGCAATCGAAAGCGATTGCTGCTACATGCTTAGCCTTTCCGCATGGTgacgttaataattttgtcatggGAAGCGAGGATGGAACTGTATATTCAG CCTGCCGACACGGTAACCGTGCCGGCTTGACAGAAACATACGAAGGTCATCAGGGACCGGTTACCGGTATTAGTGCACACGCAGTACAGGGCGGAATAGATTTCTCCCATCTATTCCTAACGTCTTCCCTTGATTGGACTATTAAACTCTGGAGCCTTAAGGAGAATAAGCCGCTCTATTCTTTCGAGCACAATGGCGACTACGTTTACGACGTCGCCTGGTCGCCAACACATCCGGCGCTCTTTGCTTCTGTTGATGATTCAGGAAGGCTGGATTTGTGGAATCTGAACCAGGATACGGAGGTACCTACCGCTAGCGTTGTTGTCGATGGGTGTCCGGCTCTGAATAGAGTATCATGGACGCCAAGCGGATTGCACGTTACTGTCGGAGATGACACGGGTAAAATATGGGTTTATGACGTCGCCGAG cATCTAGCTCATCCAAGGATTGATGAATGGAACAAGTTTTTGTACACGCAGCAGGATCTAAAAAACAACAAAGCAGATGAAGAATTGGATAAACTTAATCTTAGTTCTGGACCGTCTTCATTAACATCTATGACATCTATTTCATCAGTTCCtctgagataa